A single window of Ovis canadensis isolate MfBH-ARS-UI-01 breed Bighorn chromosome 17, ARS-UI_OviCan_v2, whole genome shotgun sequence DNA harbors:
- the SELENOM gene encoding selenoprotein M, producing MHLPLPPPPLLLLLAAVAAATTTFRPDWNRLQGLARARVETCGGUQLNRLKEVKAFVTQDIPLYHNLVMKHLPGADPELVLLGHRFEELERIPLSDMTREEINALVQELGFYRKASPDEPVPPEYLRAPARPAGGTPDHADL from the exons ATGCACCTCCCGCTGCCTCCGCCGCCCCTGCTGCTCCTCCTCGCGGCAGTCGCGGCCGCCACCACCACCTTCCGGCCCGACTGGAACCGTCTACAAGGCCTGGCCCGAGCCCGGGTAGAG ACATGTGGAGGATGACAGCTTAATCGCCTGAAGGAG gTGAAGGCCTTCGTCACCCAGGacatcccactcta CCACAACCTGGTGATGAAACACCTGCCGGGGGCCGACCCAGAGCTCGTGTTGCTGGGCCACCGCTTTGAGGAACTGGAG CGAATTCCACTCAGCGACATGACCCGCGAGGAGATCAACGCGCTGGTGCAGGAGCTCGGCTTCTACCGCAAGGCGTCGCCCGACGAGCCTGTGCCCCCGGAGTACCTTCGGGCGCCCGCTAGGCCCGCCGGAGGCACTCCTGACCACGCAGACCTGTAG
- the INPP5J gene encoding phosphatidylinositol 4,5-bisphosphate 5-phosphatase A isoform X1: MEGRGVGGSRRPGTRAGLGPLPMPHGISQTGAPSKLPAKKSAPVPLEPRLAVMPVGPRAAIPPSSEGPRLALASPRPVLAPAATPGGQKTAPAHRRSGLAPASVGQLVMSASAGPKPPPATSGSVPAPTSLGQLLMSASAGPRPPSATPVPRLAPLSRDQKQVPPASMGPKPALAASGLSLAVTSEKQPPQPPSSPSPGPSPVLSPSQEQVLAPASVTPALASTGWTPAKQRDAPAPRPPPHSEGHLPAPAQASSAVGSPSLIQGPPDPRVSPSFRARPEVPCSSPEDSVLPRPPQTLPLDVGQGPPEPSTRSPGLLSPTFQPGATLAQTVPPPLPKPPRSPSRSPSRSPNRSPGVPPAPEMALPRPSTQGAGPGERLSPSLQPRETAVPVTTSSSTPTSSSSSWSAQPTCKSDPGFWITVVTWNVGTAMPPDDVTSLLHLGSTSGDSDRADMIAIGLQEVNSMINKRLKDALFTDQWSELFMDALGPFNFVLVSTVRMQGVILLLFAKYYHLPFLRDVQTDCTRTGLGGYWGNKGGVSVRLAAFGHMLCFLNCHLPAHMDKAEQRKDNFQTILSLQQFQGPGAQGILDHDLVFWFGDLNFRIESYDLHFVKLAIDSEQLHQLWEKDQLNMAKNTWPILKGFQEGPLNFAPTFKFDVGTNKYDTSAKKRKPAWTDRILWKVKAPGGGPSPSGRESHRLQVTQHSYRSHMEYTVSDHKPVAAQFVLHFAFRDDVPLVRLEVADEWVRPEQAVVRYRIETVFARSSWDWIGLYRVGFRHCKDYVAYVWAKHEDVDGSAYQVTFSEESLPKGHGDFILGYYSHTHSILIGVTEPFQISLPTSEPTSSSTDSSGTSSEDEDDSTLELLAPKSRSPSPGKSKRHRSRSPGLARFPSLALRPSSRERRGTSRSPSPQSRRLPWAAPEGGGDGGSRGSSEEGPPVLPGAWAFPPSVPRSLGLLPALRLETVDPGGGGCWGPDREALASSGSLSPSPQGRQGLEEGGLGP; this comes from the exons ATGGAGGGCCGGGGCGTCGGTGGCAGCAGAAGGCCAGGGACCCGGGCtggcctgggccccctgcccatGCCCCATGGGATTTCACAAACTGGGGCACCCTCCAAG CTCCCAGCGAAGAAGTCAGCCCCAGTGCCCTTGGAACCGCGGTTGGCTGTGATGCCTGTGGGGCCGCGAGCAGCAATTCCGCCTTCCTCAGAGGGCCCAAGGCTGGCTCTGGCGTCTCCCCGACCCGTCTTGGCTCCAGCGGCCACCCCTGGAGGGCAGAAAACAGCTCCTGCCCACCGCCGCTCCGGCCTAGCTCCAGCATCAGTGGGCCAGTTGGTGATGTCTGCCTCGGCTGGGCCGAAGCCTCCTCCTGCGACCTCAGGCTCAGTCCCGGCTCCGACGTCCCTGGGGCAGCTCCTGATGTCTGCCTCAGCTGGGCCAAGGCCTCCCTCAGCTACCCCGGTGCCCAGGCTGGCTCCATTGTCCAGGGACCAGAAGCAGGTGCCACCTGCCTCCATGGGACCCAAGCCAGCACTGGCTGCTTCAGGCCTGAGCCTGGCTGTGACATCTGAGAAACAGCCCCCACAGCCCCCCTCCAGCCCTTCCCCAGGGCCCAGTCCGGTTCTGTCGCCATCTCAGGAACAGGTCCTGGCTCCAGCATCCGTGACGCCAGCCCTGGCCTCCACAGGATGGACACCAGCTAAACAGAGGGACGCTCCAGCCCCTAGACCTCCGCCCCATTCTGAAGGGCATCTCCCGGCCCCAGCTCAGGCATCTAGTGCTGTGGGCTCCCCATCCTTGATCCAAGGCCCCCCAGATCCTCGGGTCTCCCCCTCCTTCAGAGCCCGGCCTGAGGTCCCCTGCAGCAGCCCTGAGGATTCTGTCTTGCCCCGGCCACCCCAGACCCTGCCCCTGGATGTGGGCCAGGGTCCTCCAGAGCCTAGCACTCGCTCCCCGGGACTTCTGTCCCCCACCTTTCAGCCAGGGGCCACCTTAGCCCAGACTGTGCCCCCACCTCTGCCCAAGCCGCCTCGGTCTCCCAGCCGCTCCCCCAGCCGATCCCCCAACCGCTCCCCAGGTGTCCCCCCAGCTCCTGAGATGGCCCTCCCCAGGCCTAGCACCCAGGGTGCCGGGCCTGGGGAGCGTCTGAGTCCCAGCCTTCAGCCCAGAGAAACTGCAGTCCCGGTGACCACCTCCTCTTCTACACCCACCTCATCATCCTCCTCTTGGTCAGCCCAGCCCACCTGCAAGAGCGACCCTGGCTTCTG GATCACTGTGGTCACGTGGAACGTGGGCACCGCCATGCCCCCCGACGATGTCACGTCCCTTCTCCACCTGGGCAGCACCAGCGGTGACAGTGACAGGGCAGATATGATCGCCATAGG GTTGCAGGAAGTGAACTCCATGATCAACAAGCGGCTCAAGGACGCGCTCTTCACGGACCAGTGGAGCGAGCTCTTCATGGACGCTCTGGGGCCCTTCAACTTTGTGCTG GTGAGCACCGTGCGGATGCAGGGCGTCATCTTGCTGCTGTTCGCCAAGTACTACCATCTGCCCTTCCTGAGGGACGTGCAGACGGACTGCACGCGCACTGGCCTGGGAGGCTACTGG GGCAACAAGGGTGGAGTGAGCGTGCGTCTGGCTGCCTTTGGGCACATGCTGTGCTTCCTGAACTGCCACCTGCCGGCCCACATGGATAAAGCGGAGCAGCGCAAGGACAACTTCCAGACCATCCTCAGCCTCCAGCAGTTCCAGGGGCCTGGCGCTCAAGGCATCCTGGATCACGA CCTCGTGTTCTGGTTCGGAGACCTGAACTTCCGCATAGAGAGCTATGACCTGCACTTTGTCAAGCTTGCCATCGATAGTGAGCAGCTCCACCAGCTCTGGGAGAAAGACCAG CTCAACATGGCCAAGAACACCTGGCCCATCCTGAAGGGCTTCCAGGAGGGGCCCCTCAACTTTGCACCCACCTTCAAGTTTGACGTGGGTACTAACAAATATGATACCAG TGCGAAGAAGCGGAAGCCAGCCTGGACAGACCGTATCCTGTGGAAGGTCAAGGCTCCAGGTGGAGGTCCCAGCCCCTCAGGAAGGGAGAGCCACCGGCTCCAGGTGACCCAGCACAGCTACCGCAGCCACATGGAATATACCGTCAGTGACCACAAGCCTGTGGCTGCCCAATTTGTCCTGCAC TTTGCTTTCAGAGACGACGTACCTCTGGTACGGCTGGAGGTGGCAGACGAGTGGGTGCGGCCAGAGCAGGCCGTGGTGAGATACCGCATAGAGACAGTGTTCGCCCGCAGCTCCTGGGACTGGATCGGCTTGTACCGG GTGGGTTTCCGTCACTGCAAGGACTACGTGGCTTATGTCTGGGCCAAACACGAGGATGTGGACGGGAGCGCCTACCAG GTGACATTCAGTGAGGAGTCACTGCCCAAAGGCCATGGAGACTTCATTCTAGGTTATTACAGCCATACCCACAGCATCCTCATTGGTGTCACTGAGCCCTTCCAG ATCTCGCTGCCTACCTCGGAGCCGACCAGCAGCAGCACAGACAGCTCGGGCACCAGCTCGGAGGATGAGGATGACAGCACCCTGGAGCTGCTGGCACCCAAGTCCCGCAGCCCCAGCCCCGGCAAGTCCAAGCGGCACCGCAGCCGGAGCCCAGGCCTGGCCCGCTTCCCCAGCCTCGCCCTGCGGCCCTCTTCCCGGGAGCGCCGGGGCACCAGCCGAAGCCCCTCGCcccagagccgccgcctgccctGGGCGGCCCCTGAAGGGGGCGGCGATGGTGGCAGccggggcagcagtgaggaggggCCCCCTGTGCTGCCGGGGGCCTGGGCCTTCCCACCATCTGTGCCTCGAAGCCTGGGCTTGCTACCCGCCTTGCGCCTAGAGACTGTAGACCCTGGTGGTGGTGGCTGCTGGGGACCTGATCGGGAGGCCCTGGCCTCCTCCGGGAGCCTGTCTCCCAGCCCCCAGGGTcggcaggggctggaggaggggggcctggggccctga
- the INPP5J gene encoding phosphatidylinositol 4,5-bisphosphate 5-phosphatase A isoform X3, producing MEEQILKDRKRRGRRGSRVPPPSLLSPLLQGNKGGVSVRLAAFGHMLCFLNCHLPAHMDKAEQRKDNFQTILSLQQFQGPGAQGILDHDLVFWFGDLNFRIESYDLHFVKLAIDSEQLHQLWEKDQLNMAKNTWPILKGFQEGPLNFAPTFKFDVGTNKYDTSAKKRKPAWTDRILWKVKAPGGGPSPSGRESHRLQVTQHSYRSHMEYTVSDHKPVAAQFVLHFAFRDDVPLVRLEVADEWVRPEQAVVRYRIETVFARSSWDWIGLYRVGFRHCKDYVAYVWAKHEDVDGSAYQVTFSEESLPKGHGDFILGYYSHTHSILIGVTEPFQISLPTSEPTSSSTDSSGTSSEDEDDSTLELLAPKSRSPSPGKSKRHRSRSPGLARFPSLALRPSSRERRGTSRSPSPQSRRLPWAAPEGGGDGGSRGSSEEGPPVLPGAWAFPPSVPRSLGLLPALRLETVDPGGGGCWGPDREALASSGSLSPSPQGRQGLEEGGLGP from the exons ATGGAGGAGCAGATCCTTAAGGACCGGAAAAGGCGAGGGCGGCGTGGGAGCCGCGTCCCGCCGCCCAGCCTCCTCTCGCCTCTGCTGCAG GGCAACAAGGGTGGAGTGAGCGTGCGTCTGGCTGCCTTTGGGCACATGCTGTGCTTCCTGAACTGCCACCTGCCGGCCCACATGGATAAAGCGGAGCAGCGCAAGGACAACTTCCAGACCATCCTCAGCCTCCAGCAGTTCCAGGGGCCTGGCGCTCAAGGCATCCTGGATCACGA CCTCGTGTTCTGGTTCGGAGACCTGAACTTCCGCATAGAGAGCTATGACCTGCACTTTGTCAAGCTTGCCATCGATAGTGAGCAGCTCCACCAGCTCTGGGAGAAAGACCAG CTCAACATGGCCAAGAACACCTGGCCCATCCTGAAGGGCTTCCAGGAGGGGCCCCTCAACTTTGCACCCACCTTCAAGTTTGACGTGGGTACTAACAAATATGATACCAG TGCGAAGAAGCGGAAGCCAGCCTGGACAGACCGTATCCTGTGGAAGGTCAAGGCTCCAGGTGGAGGTCCCAGCCCCTCAGGAAGGGAGAGCCACCGGCTCCAGGTGACCCAGCACAGCTACCGCAGCCACATGGAATATACCGTCAGTGACCACAAGCCTGTGGCTGCCCAATTTGTCCTGCAC TTTGCTTTCAGAGACGACGTACCTCTGGTACGGCTGGAGGTGGCAGACGAGTGGGTGCGGCCAGAGCAGGCCGTGGTGAGATACCGCATAGAGACAGTGTTCGCCCGCAGCTCCTGGGACTGGATCGGCTTGTACCGG GTGGGTTTCCGTCACTGCAAGGACTACGTGGCTTATGTCTGGGCCAAACACGAGGATGTGGACGGGAGCGCCTACCAG GTGACATTCAGTGAGGAGTCACTGCCCAAAGGCCATGGAGACTTCATTCTAGGTTATTACAGCCATACCCACAGCATCCTCATTGGTGTCACTGAGCCCTTCCAG ATCTCGCTGCCTACCTCGGAGCCGACCAGCAGCAGCACAGACAGCTCGGGCACCAGCTCGGAGGATGAGGATGACAGCACCCTGGAGCTGCTGGCACCCAAGTCCCGCAGCCCCAGCCCCGGCAAGTCCAAGCGGCACCGCAGCCGGAGCCCAGGCCTGGCCCGCTTCCCCAGCCTCGCCCTGCGGCCCTCTTCCCGGGAGCGCCGGGGCACCAGCCGAAGCCCCTCGCcccagagccgccgcctgccctGGGCGGCCCCTGAAGGGGGCGGCGATGGTGGCAGccggggcagcagtgaggaggggCCCCCTGTGCTGCCGGGGGCCTGGGCCTTCCCACCATCTGTGCCTCGAAGCCTGGGCTTGCTACCCGCCTTGCGCCTAGAGACTGTAGACCCTGGTGGTGGTGGCTGCTGGGGACCTGATCGGGAGGCCCTGGCCTCCTCCGGGAGCCTGTCTCCCAGCCCCCAGGGTcggcaggggctggaggaggggggcctggggccctga
- the INPP5J gene encoding phosphatidylinositol 4,5-bisphosphate 5-phosphatase A isoform X2, protein MIAIGLQEVNSMINKRLKDALFTDQWSELFMDALGPFNFVLVSTVRMQGVILLLFAKYYHLPFLRDVQTDCTRTGLGGYWGNKGGVSVRLAAFGHMLCFLNCHLPAHMDKAEQRKDNFQTILSLQQFQGPGAQGILDHDLVFWFGDLNFRIESYDLHFVKLAIDSEQLHQLWEKDQLNMAKNTWPILKGFQEGPLNFAPTFKFDVGTNKYDTSAKKRKPAWTDRILWKVKAPGGGPSPSGRESHRLQVTQHSYRSHMEYTVSDHKPVAAQFVLHFAFRDDVPLVRLEVADEWVRPEQAVVRYRIETVFARSSWDWIGLYRVGFRHCKDYVAYVWAKHEDVDGSAYQVTFSEESLPKGHGDFILGYYSHTHSILIGVTEPFQISLPTSEPTSSSTDSSGTSSEDEDDSTLELLAPKSRSPSPGKSKRHRSRSPGLARFPSLALRPSSRERRGTSRSPSPQSRRLPWAAPEGGGDGGSRGSSEEGPPVLPGAWAFPPSVPRSLGLLPALRLETVDPGGGGCWGPDREALASSGSLSPSPQGRQGLEEGGLGP, encoded by the exons ATGATCGCCATAGG GTTGCAGGAAGTGAACTCCATGATCAACAAGCGGCTCAAGGACGCGCTCTTCACGGACCAGTGGAGCGAGCTCTTCATGGACGCTCTGGGGCCCTTCAACTTTGTGCTG GTGAGCACCGTGCGGATGCAGGGCGTCATCTTGCTGCTGTTCGCCAAGTACTACCATCTGCCCTTCCTGAGGGACGTGCAGACGGACTGCACGCGCACTGGCCTGGGAGGCTACTGG GGCAACAAGGGTGGAGTGAGCGTGCGTCTGGCTGCCTTTGGGCACATGCTGTGCTTCCTGAACTGCCACCTGCCGGCCCACATGGATAAAGCGGAGCAGCGCAAGGACAACTTCCAGACCATCCTCAGCCTCCAGCAGTTCCAGGGGCCTGGCGCTCAAGGCATCCTGGATCACGA CCTCGTGTTCTGGTTCGGAGACCTGAACTTCCGCATAGAGAGCTATGACCTGCACTTTGTCAAGCTTGCCATCGATAGTGAGCAGCTCCACCAGCTCTGGGAGAAAGACCAG CTCAACATGGCCAAGAACACCTGGCCCATCCTGAAGGGCTTCCAGGAGGGGCCCCTCAACTTTGCACCCACCTTCAAGTTTGACGTGGGTACTAACAAATATGATACCAG TGCGAAGAAGCGGAAGCCAGCCTGGACAGACCGTATCCTGTGGAAGGTCAAGGCTCCAGGTGGAGGTCCCAGCCCCTCAGGAAGGGAGAGCCACCGGCTCCAGGTGACCCAGCACAGCTACCGCAGCCACATGGAATATACCGTCAGTGACCACAAGCCTGTGGCTGCCCAATTTGTCCTGCAC TTTGCTTTCAGAGACGACGTACCTCTGGTACGGCTGGAGGTGGCAGACGAGTGGGTGCGGCCAGAGCAGGCCGTGGTGAGATACCGCATAGAGACAGTGTTCGCCCGCAGCTCCTGGGACTGGATCGGCTTGTACCGG GTGGGTTTCCGTCACTGCAAGGACTACGTGGCTTATGTCTGGGCCAAACACGAGGATGTGGACGGGAGCGCCTACCAG GTGACATTCAGTGAGGAGTCACTGCCCAAAGGCCATGGAGACTTCATTCTAGGTTATTACAGCCATACCCACAGCATCCTCATTGGTGTCACTGAGCCCTTCCAG ATCTCGCTGCCTACCTCGGAGCCGACCAGCAGCAGCACAGACAGCTCGGGCACCAGCTCGGAGGATGAGGATGACAGCACCCTGGAGCTGCTGGCACCCAAGTCCCGCAGCCCCAGCCCCGGCAAGTCCAAGCGGCACCGCAGCCGGAGCCCAGGCCTGGCCCGCTTCCCCAGCCTCGCCCTGCGGCCCTCTTCCCGGGAGCGCCGGGGCACCAGCCGAAGCCCCTCGCcccagagccgccgcctgccctGGGCGGCCCCTGAAGGGGGCGGCGATGGTGGCAGccggggcagcagtgaggaggggCCCCCTGTGCTGCCGGGGGCCTGGGCCTTCCCACCATCTGTGCCTCGAAGCCTGGGCTTGCTACCCGCCTTGCGCCTAGAGACTGTAGACCCTGGTGGTGGTGGCTGCTGGGGACCTGATCGGGAGGCCCTGGCCTCCTCCGGGAGCCTGTCTCCCAGCCCCCAGGGTcggcaggggctggaggaggggggcctggggccctga